From a region of the Geothrix sp. 21YS21S-2 genome:
- a CDS encoding LTA synthase family protein: protein MHSAPSAPPTLLQTAGSRLRPALLLAGLYLGLGLASRLALWACFGREAGVGLSALLWILPAGGAADAVQTLYFLLPLVLYLGLKPGPASGRNGLPHLATFLCVLGWLVLAGCEYFFFEEFNARFNLVSVNYLMYPTEVAGDIWTEYPVVKLILASALIGGLAAWWFRAAWASALAAPVDFRARSRVLAVYALLLAAAILWVPANLLGRSHNRVANELAANGPSSFFRALRTSEIDYHAYYATRPPAENLAQLKAQLAPGGGTFTRLAEGRLDRQFPARPGGLGRLNVVLISSESFGAEFSRLYGSERDWTPQFDQFAKKGLWFRHVYATGTRTVRGLEAITNSLPPVPTEAILRRPGHGSMATLGSVLRGLGYRSTFMYGGYGYFDNMNDFFSSNGYEVLDRTNLKTTPRFENIWGVSDEDLFDMALAHADTLATAKAPFFLHIMNTSNHKPFTFRPGLEAIGVKASKGGRESGVRYADYAQGQFLRQAERHAWFRDTLFIVIADHGARVYGRQEIPLRTYEIPLMLYSPAHLAPGRSDGLMSQMDLAPTLMGLLGLPYTAPWFGQDVLHTPEAGRVMLFNHNDQVALMKDGVVTTLGLHGGKVSKSYDPASDAYRPLPAGVNLDALAIAYYQTAYELFTARKLD, encoded by the coding sequence ATGCACTCCGCCCCCTCCGCACCGCCCACCCTCCTCCAGACCGCGGGCTCCCGCCTCCGCCCCGCGCTGCTCCTGGCCGGGCTCTACCTGGGCCTGGGCCTGGCGTCCCGGCTGGCCCTGTGGGCCTGCTTCGGCCGCGAGGCCGGCGTGGGGCTGTCCGCCCTGCTTTGGATCCTGCCCGCCGGAGGCGCGGCCGACGCGGTGCAGACGCTCTACTTCCTGCTCCCCCTGGTCCTGTACCTCGGGCTGAAGCCCGGCCCCGCCTCCGGGCGGAACGGGCTGCCGCACCTGGCGACCTTCCTGTGCGTCCTGGGCTGGCTCGTGCTCGCGGGGTGCGAGTACTTCTTCTTCGAGGAATTCAACGCCCGCTTCAACCTGGTGTCGGTGAACTACCTCATGTACCCCACGGAGGTGGCCGGGGACATCTGGACGGAATACCCGGTGGTCAAGCTCATCCTGGCCTCCGCCCTGATCGGGGGGTTGGCGGCCTGGTGGTTCCGCGCCGCCTGGGCTTCGGCCCTGGCCGCGCCCGTGGACTTCCGGGCCCGGAGCCGGGTCCTGGCGGTCTACGCCCTCCTCCTGGCCGCCGCCATCCTCTGGGTACCCGCAAACCTCCTGGGCAGGTCCCACAACCGCGTCGCCAATGAACTGGCGGCCAACGGACCCTCCAGCTTCTTCCGGGCCCTGCGCACCAGCGAGATCGACTACCACGCCTACTACGCCACCCGGCCCCCGGCCGAGAACCTCGCGCAGCTCAAGGCGCAGCTGGCCCCCGGAGGCGGCACCTTCACCCGCCTCGCCGAGGGCCGCCTGGACCGCCAGTTCCCGGCCCGCCCCGGAGGCCTGGGCAGGCTGAACGTCGTCCTCATCTCCAGCGAGTCCTTCGGGGCGGAGTTCAGCCGCCTCTACGGCTCGGAACGGGACTGGACGCCCCAGTTCGACCAGTTCGCCAAGAAGGGCCTCTGGTTCCGCCACGTGTACGCCACGGGCACCCGCACCGTCCGGGGCCTGGAAGCCATCACCAACTCCCTGCCGCCCGTGCCCACGGAGGCCATCCTCCGGCGGCCAGGCCACGGGTCCATGGCCACCCTGGGCTCCGTGCTGCGGGGCCTCGGCTACCGGTCGACCTTCATGTATGGAGGCTACGGCTACTTCGACAACATGAACGACTTCTTCTCCAGCAACGGCTACGAGGTGCTGGACCGCACCAACCTGAAGACCACGCCCCGCTTCGAGAACATCTGGGGCGTATCCGACGAGGACCTCTTCGACATGGCCCTGGCCCATGCGGACACGTTGGCGACCGCGAAGGCCCCCTTCTTCCTCCACATCATGAACACCTCGAACCACAAGCCCTTCACCTTCCGGCCCGGGCTCGAAGCCATCGGCGTGAAGGCCAGCAAGGGCGGCCGGGAATCCGGGGTGCGGTACGCGGACTACGCCCAGGGCCAGTTCCTGCGGCAAGCGGAGCGCCATGCCTGGTTCCGGGACACCCTGTTCATCGTCATCGCCGACCACGGGGCGCGGGTGTACGGCCGCCAGGAGATCCCCCTGCGCACCTACGAGATCCCCCTGATGCTCTACTCCCCCGCCCACCTGGCCCCGGGGCGCTCGGACGGGCTCATGTCCCAGATGGATCTTGCGCCGACCCTCATGGGCCTCCTGGGCCTTCCCTACACGGCCCCATGGTTCGGGCAGGACGTCCTCCATACTCCGGAGGCGGGCCGGGTGATGCTCTTCAACCACAACGATCAGGTGGCCCTGATGAAGGACGGGGTGGTGACGACCCTGGGGCTGCACGGAGGGAAGGTTTCGAAAAGCTACGATCCCGCCTCGGACGCCTACCGGCCCCTGCCGGCGGGGGTCAACCTGGATGCGCTGGCGATCGCGTACTACCAGACGGCGTACGAACTCTTCACCGCACGCAAGCTGGACTAA
- a CDS encoding LptF/LptG family permease translates to MPSTLTRYLLRRWLAPFLGALLFYGLLLISWETVALSREIFAQGAALRWMVPLLLLSLPETLGMVLPMAAVLGGLLGTQQLMEGSELVAAQGLGAGRRTWLVPWAILGAGLLTLASLNAHLLVPGAAGLQRTLRHRMAEEALAKFLRPGSPPWHPPGSPDSAFWLSGTGQFHLMEATAAGVRHLTASRVAYTLGNTPAGQVEVQLHLEDLRGASYPGSGGGPVHLKEAHHLQRLVVPSGPRILAPLAMRYAPSGALVRVWRDPRAPTSQRRESAVELTRRLTLPLAGIALLLLGIGLGFGHARFYRGGALVKSLGVILVYYFLMKSLENLVLDGKLPALGPTLLLPFLFLGAGWFFLNRRLSPHRTRRGPGVLLDRLGKRLRLAPLQARLAKARTALAQWVHRQGNRRGVLRHWATLAWWRSWGMTMGSLLVLDLLVEFSSLAGDLTRNHIRLADFLLYWVWDLPPFLEVALPVSFLLGTLLVLSEGGLTREWLAIRAGGVSLVQWLWASRYAWGAVALATFLLQAGLAPPARTRARSLYHQILRRPPPQGDTSPWMYLGSTGVLWHLSPEARWGFPLKPPFEAPVLLRWKPGQERVDALPWGGMALVPGPPALTLFPDRALLKAPSASEAATRDLVEWQRWAPDPERAYLLWNRLLGWVSGPLLVMAMLSYALPGPRQGRGQAIGAGLVGGLLFLGLQTLFGGAARASELPAAWGFLAPCLLLAGFGLMRLSRLRT, encoded by the coding sequence GTGCCGTCCACCCTCACCCGCTATCTCCTCCGCCGCTGGCTCGCCCCCTTCCTGGGGGCGCTTCTTTTTTATGGCCTGTTGCTCATTTCCTGGGAGACGGTCGCGCTCTCCAGGGAGATCTTCGCCCAGGGCGCCGCCCTGCGATGGATGGTCCCCCTCCTGCTCCTGTCCCTGCCCGAGACCTTGGGCATGGTGCTCCCCATGGCGGCGGTGCTGGGCGGGCTCCTGGGCACCCAGCAGCTGATGGAGGGTTCCGAGCTGGTGGCGGCCCAGGGGCTCGGGGCGGGGCGCCGCACCTGGCTCGTGCCGTGGGCCATCCTGGGCGCCGGCCTCCTGACGCTGGCCTCCCTGAACGCCCACCTCCTGGTGCCCGGGGCCGCCGGGCTGCAGCGGACCCTCCGCCACCGGATGGCCGAGGAGGCCCTCGCGAAATTCCTGCGGCCGGGCAGCCCCCCGTGGCATCCTCCCGGGTCCCCGGACTCCGCCTTCTGGTTGTCCGGGACCGGCCAGTTCCACCTCATGGAGGCCACGGCCGCCGGCGTCCGGCACCTGACCGCCTCCCGGGTGGCCTACACCCTGGGGAACACGCCCGCCGGCCAGGTGGAGGTCCAGTTGCACCTGGAGGACCTGCGGGGTGCCAGCTATCCCGGTTCCGGCGGCGGCCCGGTCCACCTGAAGGAAGCGCATCACCTCCAGCGGCTCGTGGTGCCCTCCGGTCCACGCATCCTGGCCCCCCTGGCCATGCGCTACGCGCCGTCCGGGGCCCTGGTGCGGGTCTGGCGGGACCCCCGGGCGCCCACCTCCCAGCGCCGGGAATCGGCCGTCGAGCTCACCAGGCGCCTGACCCTTCCCCTGGCGGGGATCGCCCTGCTGCTTCTGGGCATCGGCCTGGGCTTCGGCCATGCGCGCTTCTACCGCGGAGGCGCCCTCGTCAAGAGCCTGGGCGTGATCCTGGTCTACTACTTCCTGATGAAATCCCTGGAGAACCTGGTGCTGGACGGCAAGCTTCCCGCCCTGGGCCCCACGCTCCTCCTGCCCTTCCTCTTCCTGGGGGCCGGCTGGTTCTTCCTCAACCGGCGGCTGTCCCCCCACCGGACCCGCCGGGGTCCCGGCGTCCTCCTCGACCGGCTGGGGAAACGCCTGCGCCTGGCCCCGCTCCAGGCCCGGCTGGCCAAGGCCCGGACGGCCCTGGCCCAGTGGGTCCACCGCCAGGGCAACCGCCGGGGCGTCCTCCGCCACTGGGCCACCCTGGCCTGGTGGCGCAGCTGGGGCATGACCATGGGCAGCCTCCTGGTGCTGGACCTGCTGGTGGAGTTCTCCAGCCTCGCGGGCGATCTCACCCGGAACCACATCCGCCTGGCGGACTTCCTCCTCTACTGGGTGTGGGACCTGCCCCCCTTCCTCGAGGTGGCGCTCCCCGTGTCCTTTCTGCTGGGCACCCTGCTGGTGCTGTCGGAGGGCGGCCTCACCCGCGAATGGCTGGCCATCCGGGCCGGCGGCGTAAGCCTGGTCCAGTGGCTCTGGGCAAGCCGCTACGCCTGGGGTGCCGTGGCCCTGGCCACCTTCCTGCTGCAGGCCGGCCTGGCTCCCCCGGCGCGCACCCGGGCACGGAGCCTGTACCACCAGATCCTCCGGCGCCCGCCGCCCCAGGGCGACACCTCCCCCTGGATGTACCTGGGATCCACGGGCGTCCTGTGGCACCTCTCCCCGGAAGCCCGGTGGGGCTTCCCCCTGAAGCCCCCCTTCGAAGCGCCCGTCCTGCTCCGCTGGAAGCCCGGGCAGGAGCGGGTGGACGCCCTCCCCTGGGGCGGGATGGCCCTGGTGCCCGGCCCCCCCGCCCTCACCCTGTTCCCGGACCGGGCGCTGCTGAAGGCTCCCTCCGCCTCCGAAGCGGCCACCCGGGACCTGGTCGAGTGGCAGCGGTGGGCGCCCGATCCCGAGCGGGCCTACCTCCTGTGGAACCGCCTTCTGGGTTGGGTTTCGGGCCCCCTGCTGGTTATGGCCATGCTCTCCTACGCCCTTCCGGGACCCCGCCAGGGGCGCGGCCAAGCCATCGGTGCCGGCCTGGTGGGCGGGTTGCTGTTCCTGGGGCTCCAGACCCTCTTCGGCGGCGCCGCCCGGGCCTCCGAACTTCCTGCGGCCTGGGGCTTCCTGGCGCCCTGCCTCCTTCTCGCGGGGTTCGGGCTGATGCGGCTCTCCCGGCTCCGGACCTGA
- the mnmA gene encoding tRNA 2-thiouridine(34) synthase MnmA: MKEGDRVLAAMSGGIDSSVMAALLHRAGFDVVGVSMQLFDKTRGGTRPETEGKCCTLDDFQDARRVAFQTGFPHYVLDLEGPFKATVIDPFVQGYLAGETPSPCIRCNQHLKFRALLDAASDLDCAFVATGHYARITRDGWGYHLLKASDPLKDQSYFLFTHDQATLARTLFPLAGFAKVEVRQLARDLDLHLAEKAESQEICFIPERYDRYIEEEGLAPARSGDGPIRHLDGRVLGTHGGTWRFTVGQRKGIGVAFAAPLFVVRVDPATDTVWVGEEDRLLETGFTVREVSWCGEAPAGSLACRVRIRSRGKEAEAVVHPLGGGRARVRFLEPQRAIAPGQAAVFYVADEVAGGGWIEPQAM; the protein is encoded by the coding sequence CTGAAGGAGGGCGACCGGGTGCTGGCTGCCATGTCGGGCGGCATCGACAGTTCCGTGATGGCGGCCCTGCTCCACCGGGCGGGCTTCGACGTGGTGGGCGTGTCCATGCAGCTCTTCGACAAGACCCGGGGCGGCACCCGGCCCGAGACGGAGGGCAAGTGCTGCACCCTCGATGATTTTCAGGACGCCAGGCGGGTGGCCTTCCAGACGGGGTTTCCCCACTACGTGCTGGACCTGGAAGGGCCCTTCAAGGCGACCGTCATCGACCCTTTCGTGCAGGGCTATCTGGCGGGTGAAACCCCCAGCCCTTGCATCCGGTGCAATCAGCACCTCAAGTTCCGTGCGCTGCTGGACGCGGCCTCGGACCTGGACTGCGCCTTCGTGGCCACGGGGCACTACGCGCGGATCACCCGGGACGGCTGGGGCTACCACCTCCTGAAGGCCTCGGACCCGCTCAAGGACCAGAGCTACTTCCTGTTCACCCACGACCAGGCCACCCTGGCGCGCACCCTGTTCCCCCTGGCGGGCTTCGCCAAGGTCGAGGTGCGCCAGCTGGCCCGGGACCTGGACCTCCACCTGGCGGAAAAGGCCGAGAGCCAGGAGATCTGTTTCATTCCCGAGCGCTACGACCGCTACATCGAGGAGGAGGGGCTGGCTCCGGCACGTTCGGGGGACGGCCCCATCCGGCACCTGGACGGGCGGGTCCTGGGCACCCACGGAGGCACCTGGCGGTTCACGGTGGGCCAGCGCAAGGGGATCGGGGTCGCCTTCGCCGCGCCGCTGTTCGTGGTCCGGGTGGATCCCGCCACCGACACGGTGTGGGTGGGGGAGGAGGACCGGCTCCTGGAGACCGGGTTCACGGTCAGGGAGGTGTCCTGGTGCGGCGAGGCCCCGGCCGGATCCCTGGCCTGCCGGGTGCGAATCCGGTCACGGGGAAAAGAGGCCGAGGCGGTGGTCCATCCCCTGGGGGGCGGGCGGGCCCGGGTCCGGTTCCTTGAGCCCCAGCGCGCCATCGCCCCGGGGCAGGCGGCGGTCTTCTATGTGGCGGACGAAGTGGCGGGTGGAGGCTGGATCGAGCCGCAAGCCATGTGA
- a CDS encoding two-component regulator propeller domain-containing protein, which produces MTASAGPMEPGRRPFVMLGTDQGLSSGAVVCMAQDQDGFLWMGSENGLLRYDGGQSRQWSAEDGLPSASVGKLLACPGGGIWVGTLRGLVRFRNGRFEKITLDGQPYAHSVAELALDRRGRLWAYTFKGLIRQKEGLAFETVPWATPDNVYGLMAGPRSGAVYVAGQHGIQVFGEDGSMANWGPAQGLPPKGPLLVAEDGKGRVWAGGGASLMMKGPEDPRFHDESSRLKASISPNGQPFLDRDGSVWIPTQNGAQQLDGELLDTARGLPFRWVRGLFRDREGALWVMGPGLAHMLGRGRVLNHPLTRGDSGEVVWFLVRDSQGRMIAATDNGAVRMEASGPAAIPGTEGTRIKGMAIDRAGTLWMVNTRGPTLWLRSGRTRAEVAPLGDLGIGANSVFEDSRGIVWVGGVRQGLLRYDARAGRLVEDVPRAFTGSDQLGVYEIHEDDRGGLWAGCDGGLLQRPNGGAWTFHAGNAGSRVRGMALLPDGTAWIHYEEPMGIARVRPADGAIQVLERRTKGWGLPSNMVYGVRRDERGRIWVSTDKGLDRVEPALHVGRRDGMVNEDCSISALLVEKGVVWVGTSGGLMRFDSTGASAPMEAPRAFVMQLAYGNRVLEPPFGQVDPLPYDKATVDFQVAAPWYLNELDVRFQARLLGLEDAWRDLEGRRVHFPALRGGRYRFEVRAALAQGPFGPPAGVDFRVTPPWWRTGWAYGLALLTGTLALAGVGRVRGAALRRRSAALEDLVAMRTRELRQRNVELSEALGNVKQLSGLLPICAHCKKIRDDRGYWNQLEQYLSSHAEVGFSHGICPECASELFPDFLQKRDRA; this is translated from the coding sequence GTGACGGCATCCGCTGGTCCCATGGAGCCCGGGCGGCGTCCCTTCGTCATGCTGGGGACGGACCAGGGCCTGTCCTCGGGTGCCGTCGTGTGCATGGCCCAGGACCAGGACGGGTTCCTGTGGATGGGCTCGGAGAACGGGCTGCTCCGCTACGACGGCGGTCAGAGCCGCCAGTGGAGCGCCGAGGACGGGCTGCCCTCGGCCTCGGTGGGCAAGCTCCTGGCGTGCCCCGGCGGCGGCATCTGGGTGGGCACCCTCCGTGGACTGGTGCGCTTCAGGAACGGGCGCTTCGAGAAGATCACCCTCGATGGCCAGCCCTACGCCCACTCCGTCGCGGAACTGGCCCTGGACCGCCGGGGGCGCCTCTGGGCCTACACCTTCAAGGGCCTGATCCGGCAGAAGGAGGGGCTGGCCTTCGAGACCGTGCCCTGGGCGACGCCGGACAACGTCTATGGGCTGATGGCGGGCCCGCGCTCGGGAGCGGTCTACGTGGCGGGCCAGCACGGCATCCAGGTGTTCGGGGAGGACGGCTCCATGGCGAACTGGGGCCCCGCCCAAGGGCTGCCGCCCAAGGGGCCCCTGCTGGTGGCCGAGGACGGCAAGGGGCGGGTCTGGGCCGGCGGCGGCGCGTCGCTGATGATGAAAGGGCCGGAGGACCCGCGGTTCCATGACGAGTCCAGCCGCCTGAAGGCGAGCATCTCCCCCAACGGGCAACCCTTCCTCGACCGGGACGGCTCGGTGTGGATCCCCACCCAGAACGGGGCCCAGCAGCTCGACGGCGAGCTCCTGGACACCGCGCGGGGCCTGCCCTTCCGCTGGGTCAGGGGCCTGTTCCGGGACCGGGAGGGGGCCCTCTGGGTGATGGGGCCGGGCCTGGCCCACATGCTGGGCCGGGGGCGGGTCCTGAACCATCCCCTCACGCGGGGGGATTCGGGCGAAGTGGTGTGGTTCCTCGTGCGGGACAGCCAGGGGCGCATGATCGCCGCCACCGACAACGGGGCGGTGCGCATGGAGGCCTCCGGCCCGGCCGCGATCCCCGGCACGGAGGGCACGCGCATCAAAGGCATGGCGATCGACCGCGCCGGCACGCTCTGGATGGTCAACACCCGGGGACCCACGCTCTGGCTGCGGTCCGGGCGGACCCGTGCCGAAGTGGCGCCCCTGGGCGACCTGGGCATCGGCGCCAACAGCGTCTTCGAGGACAGCCGCGGCATCGTGTGGGTCGGCGGGGTGCGCCAGGGCCTGCTCCGCTACGACGCCAGGGCCGGCAGGCTCGTGGAGGACGTGCCCCGGGCCTTCACGGGGAGCGATCAGCTGGGGGTCTACGAGATCCATGAGGACGACCGGGGCGGGCTCTGGGCCGGCTGCGACGGGGGGCTGCTGCAAAGGCCGAACGGCGGCGCCTGGACCTTCCATGCCGGCAACGCCGGCTCCCGGGTGCGGGGCATGGCCCTGCTTCCCGACGGCACCGCATGGATCCACTACGAGGAGCCCATGGGAATCGCCCGCGTGCGTCCCGCGGACGGCGCCATCCAGGTGCTGGAGCGGCGCACGAAGGGTTGGGGCCTGCCCAGCAACATGGTCTACGGGGTGCGCCGGGACGAGCGCGGGCGGATCTGGGTGTCCACCGACAAGGGCCTGGACCGGGTGGAACCGGCCCTGCACGTGGGCCGACGGGACGGGATGGTCAATGAGGACTGTTCGATCAGCGCGCTCCTGGTGGAAAAGGGCGTCGTGTGGGTGGGCACGTCGGGCGGCCTCATGCGCTTCGACAGCACCGGGGCCTCGGCCCCCATGGAGGCGCCCCGGGCCTTCGTGATGCAGCTGGCCTACGGCAACCGCGTCCTGGAGCCCCCTTTCGGCCAGGTGGATCCCCTGCCCTACGACAAGGCGACGGTGGATTTCCAGGTTGCCGCGCCCTGGTACCTCAACGAGCTGGACGTGCGGTTCCAGGCGCGGCTCCTGGGGCTGGAGGACGCCTGGCGGGACCTGGAGGGGCGGCGGGTGCACTTTCCCGCCCTGCGCGGGGGGCGCTACCGGTTCGAGGTGAGGGCCGCCCTGGCCCAGGGGCCCTTCGGCCCCCCGGCGGGCGTGGATTTCCGGGTGACGCCGCCCTGGTGGAGGACGGGCTGGGCCTATGGCCTGGCTCTGCTCACGGGGACGCTGGCCCTGGCGGGCGTGGGCCGCGTGCGTGGCGCCGCCCTGCGCCGCCGCAGCGCAGCTCTGGAGGACCTGGTGGCCATGCGCACCCGGGAACTGAGGCAGCGCAACGTCGAGCTGAGCGAGGCCCTGGGCAATGTCAAGCAGCTGTCCGGCCTCCTCCCCATCTGCGCCCACTGCAAGAAGATCCGCGACGACCGGGGCTACTGGAACCAGCTGGAGCAGTATCTTTCCAGCCACGCGGAGGTCGGCTTCTCGCACGGCATCTGCCCCGAATGCGCCTCCGAGCTGTTTCCGGACTTCCTCCAGAAGCGCGACAGGGCCTGA
- the trxB gene encoding thioredoxin-disulfide reductase — protein MRVSHHKIIIIGTGPAGYTAAIYASRANLAPLVFEGAQPGGQLTITTEVENYPGFREGVMGPALMDEMRGQAERFGTVIKAETVLKADLSASPKKLTTDQGAYTCDALVIATGASAKWMGIRKDEELSRTGGGVSACATCDGFFFRGKEIAVVGGGDTALEEATFLTKFASKVTLIHRRDKLRASKAMQERAMRNEKIAFKWNAVVEDIVTKDQALPTGELIPKIAVLKLKDTVTGALEDLPVEGLFVAIGHQPNTSLFAGQLPMNEAGYLDVEAGSTRTSVAGVFACGDVQDHQYRQAVTAAGSGCMAAIDAERWLSENGLAE, from the coding sequence CTGCGCGTGTCCCATCACAAGATCATCATCATCGGTACGGGCCCCGCCGGCTACACGGCGGCCATCTATGCGTCCCGGGCCAACCTGGCCCCCCTGGTCTTCGAGGGGGCCCAGCCCGGCGGCCAGCTCACGATCACCACGGAGGTGGAGAACTACCCGGGCTTTCGCGAAGGCGTCATGGGCCCGGCGCTCATGGACGAGATGCGCGGGCAGGCCGAGCGGTTCGGCACGGTGATCAAGGCCGAGACGGTGCTCAAGGCCGACCTTTCCGCGAGCCCGAAAAAGCTCACCACGGACCAGGGGGCGTACACCTGCGACGCCCTGGTCATCGCCACGGGCGCCTCCGCCAAGTGGATGGGCATCCGCAAGGACGAGGAGCTCAGCCGCACCGGCGGCGGGGTTTCCGCGTGCGCCACCTGCGACGGCTTCTTCTTCCGCGGCAAGGAGATCGCCGTGGTGGGCGGCGGCGACACCGCCCTCGAGGAGGCCACCTTCCTCACGAAGTTCGCCTCCAAGGTCACGCTCATCCACCGCCGGGACAAGCTGCGGGCCTCCAAGGCCATGCAGGAGCGGGCCATGCGCAACGAGAAGATCGCCTTCAAGTGGAACGCGGTCGTGGAGGACATCGTCACGAAGGACCAGGCCCTGCCCACCGGCGAGCTGATCCCCAAGATCGCCGTCCTCAAGCTCAAGGACACCGTGACCGGGGCCCTGGAGGACCTGCCCGTGGAGGGCCTCTTCGTGGCCATCGGGCACCAGCCCAACACCAGCCTCTTCGCCGGGCAGCTGCCCATGAACGAGGCGGGCTACCTGGACGTGGAGGCCGGTTCCACCCGCACCTCCGTCGCGGGCGTCTTCGCCTGCGGCGACGTCCAGGACCACCAGTACCGCCAGGCCGTCACGGCCGCGGGCTCGGGCTGCATGGCCGCCATCGACGCGGAGCGCTGGCTGTCGGAGAACGGCCTGGCCGAGTGA
- a CDS encoding diguanylate cyclase, whose product MDLLAITRHHGLVEALRTAFGGTGHSVERVEDPLEALALEAWNRARLVLVDAEADPMDGYRLCSLLRGESRMLFRHLPVLLVVDHLPTQAERDALAAVDGDGFVEVDSGVHRLQKTLGPLLDGTAARDGGDPVPALAMGIRPETAGRMREAVAAIGLDLRTCARQDLEPALAALRPPILFLGVDASGEQALEVLRTLDGAAQAPSVILVGGKVPEATQCRLLDAGARDWVPLPLSVPLLLHGCRCALEWTHLKRLKLEYQHQLQDMAERRGALEREACTLRSEVLTDPLTELLNRRAFSQHLEHAVSQWERNRRPFVLILGDLDYFKLTNDRFGHLVGDAVLKAVGQRIRSSLRRSDLAFRIGGEEFAILLMETSLRAGTEVAEKIRERIEAAPLKVESGQTVFPTMSFGVGAPDGEDSGRLFLRVDEALYLAKHKGRNRVEVMSNQ is encoded by the coding sequence ATGGACCTCCTAGCCATCACACGACACCACGGACTGGTCGAAGCGCTGCGTACGGCCTTCGGCGGGACCGGGCATTCGGTGGAGCGGGTCGAGGATCCGCTGGAGGCCCTGGCCCTGGAGGCCTGGAACCGGGCCCGTCTGGTCCTGGTGGATGCCGAGGCGGATCCCATGGACGGGTACCGGCTCTGCAGCCTCCTGCGGGGGGAGTCCCGGATGCTGTTCCGGCACCTGCCGGTCCTGCTGGTGGTGGACCACCTGCCCACCCAGGCCGAACGCGATGCGCTGGCGGCGGTGGACGGCGACGGCTTCGTGGAAGTGGACAGCGGCGTGCACCGGCTCCAGAAGACCCTCGGCCCGCTCCTGGACGGGACCGCCGCCCGCGACGGGGGCGACCCCGTCCCCGCCCTGGCCATGGGGATCCGCCCGGAAACCGCCGGCAGGATGCGGGAAGCGGTGGCCGCCATCGGCCTCGACCTGCGCACCTGCGCGCGCCAGGACCTCGAGCCCGCCCTCGCCGCGCTCCGGCCCCCCATCCTGTTCCTGGGGGTGGATGCCTCGGGGGAGCAGGCCCTGGAGGTCCTCCGGACCCTGGACGGCGCCGCGCAGGCCCCCAGCGTCATCCTGGTGGGCGGCAAGGTGCCCGAAGCCACCCAGTGCAGGCTGCTCGACGCCGGGGCGCGCGACTGGGTCCCCCTGCCCCTGTCCGTGCCCCTCCTGCTCCACGGCTGCCGTTGCGCGCTGGAATGGACCCACCTCAAGCGCCTCAAGCTGGAATACCAGCACCAGCTCCAGGACATGGCCGAGCGCCGCGGCGCCCTGGAGCGGGAGGCCTGCACCCTGCGCAGCGAGGTCCTCACCGATCCCCTCACCGAGCTCCTGAACCGGCGCGCCTTCAGCCAGCACCTGGAGCACGCCGTGAGCCAGTGGGAGCGCAACCGCCGGCCCTTCGTCCTCATCCTGGGGGACCTGGACTACTTCAAGCTCACCAACGACCGCTTCGGGCACCTGGTGGGGGACGCGGTCCTCAAGGCCGTGGGCCAGCGCATCCGCTCCAGCCTGCGCCGCAGCGACCTGGCCTTCCGCATCGGGGGCGAGGAGTTCGCCATCCTGCTCATGGAGACGAGCCTGCGCGCCGGCACCGAGGTGGCGGAAAAGATCCGCGAGCGCATCGAGGCCGCGCCCCTGAAGGTGGAATCCGGCCAGACGGTGTTCCCGACCATGAGCTTCGGCGTGGGCGCGCCGGACGGCGAGGATTCCGGTCGCCTTTTCCTTCGGGTGGACGAAGCGCTGTATCTGGCCAAACACAAGGGCCGAAACCGGGTCGAAGTCATGAGCAATCAGTAG
- a CDS encoding cache domain-containing protein translates to MRNRTLMVLAGLPCLIANAQGHTAAQAENVVRRAIVYAQKNGMDKLIQQTNQSNGVFHVGSGSDLYLLIIDRKGIARANGFKAEIVGTNRLVVKDVDGKFYMRDLVELAKTKNSGWVDYKFANPVSGKIEQKSTYFEVYEDVMVCCGIYKP, encoded by the coding sequence ATGCGGAACCGAACCTTGATGGTCCTGGCCGGCCTGCCCTGCCTGATCGCCAACGCCCAAGGCCACACGGCCGCCCAGGCGGAGAACGTCGTCAGGCGAGCCATCGTCTACGCCCAGAAGAACGGCATGGACAAGCTGATCCAGCAGACGAACCAGTCCAACGGCGTATTCCATGTGGGATCGGGAAGCGATCTGTACCTGCTGATCATCGACAGGAAGGGGATCGCCCGGGCCAACGGCTTCAAGGCTGAAATCGTCGGCACCAACCGGCTGGTGGTGAAGGACGTGGACGGGAAGTTCTACATGAGGGACCTGGTGGAACTGGCAAAGACGAAGAACTCGGGCTGGGTGGACTACAAGTTCGCCAACCCCGTCAGCGGGAAGATCGAGCAGAAGAGCACCTACTTCGAGGTGTACGAGGATGTGATGGTGTGCTGCGGAATCTATAAACCCTGA